One Serinicoccus chungangensis genomic window carries:
- a CDS encoding carbohydrate ABC transporter permease, translated as MTARVREAWAGYAFAAPTLLLLGVFVLLPLGGAMVISLQETNGFGEGTFVGLDNYRRLAQDPVFWRATLNTALYTVLVTPAAMGIGLGLALLLDSALPARGALRSVLILPMAISGVATALMGVLIFDENSGFLTEVARALGLPQVDWQTHGPAAFASVVIMTLWWRVGFNMLIYLAGLQGVAHELYEAARLDGANAWQRLRHVTVPQLSNQSFFLVILNIIYSFQVFDIVFVMTGGGPERATTVLVTYAYDTGFVTRDQGYAAAIGVVLLAVTLVVTALRWRAQRRREETE; from the coding sequence GTGACGGCCCGCGTCCGCGAGGCGTGGGCGGGCTACGCCTTCGCCGCGCCCACGCTGCTGCTCCTCGGGGTCTTCGTGCTGCTGCCGCTGGGCGGCGCGATGGTCATCAGCCTGCAGGAGACCAACGGCTTCGGCGAGGGCACCTTCGTCGGCCTGGACAACTACCGGCGCCTCGCGCAGGACCCGGTCTTCTGGCGGGCGACGCTGAACACCGCGCTCTACACGGTCCTGGTGACGCCCGCGGCGATGGGCATCGGCCTCGGTCTGGCCCTGCTCCTGGACTCCGCGCTCCCGGCGCGCGGCGCCCTGCGGTCGGTGCTCATCCTGCCGATGGCGATCTCCGGGGTGGCGACCGCGCTCATGGGCGTGCTCATCTTCGACGAGAACAGCGGCTTCCTCACCGAGGTCGCCCGCGCCCTGGGGCTGCCGCAGGTCGACTGGCAGACCCACGGCCCGGCGGCCTTCGCCTCGGTCGTCATCATGACGCTCTGGTGGCGGGTGGGCTTCAACATGCTCATCTACCTGGCGGGTCTGCAGGGGGTGGCGCACGAGCTCTACGAGGCGGCCCGGCTGGACGGCGCCAACGCCTGGCAGCGGCTGCGCCACGTCACCGTCCCGCAGCTGAGCAACCAGTCGTTCTTCTTGGTCATCCTCAACATCATCTACTCCTTCCAGGTCTTCGACATCGTCTTCGTCATGACCGGCGGAGGACCGGAGCGGGCCACGACGGTGCTGGTCACCTACGCCTACGACACCGGCTTCGTCACCCGCGACCAGGGGTATGCCGCGGCCATCGGCGTGGTCCTGCTCGCGGTCACCCTCGTGGTCACCGCCCTGCGGTGGCGCGCGCAGCGCCGTCGGGAGGAGACCGAGTGA
- a CDS encoding ABC transporter substrate-binding protein yields MRLSRRSFLAALGAAATPAALGGCAGFSTGSGSASTERSLTFTTWGTDAELSALRSAISAFEAANDGASVELNAVPYEQMFTNIDAQLQAGNPPDVFRVPYYTFGSYAGRDQLLDLTPHLSDGFADRFTPQAWAAVQSGGSPFGVPHHTDTSVILYDVQALADAGIDAVPQTLEEAWTWEEFADVARRLQESLPSDQSPFAYNWQGNGVTRWLSWLFEADGRFLEDDLVTPAIDSDAGAAAVEFTTSFFRDNLVPRNNSISSSTYAADSWFAGTVPMVFAGAFLIPDAEATYEREWAATFPPRNERSAGDFGGNALVATAQTEQPELVARFLEFVTEAEQMREFCAGSSLLPTRADLVEEGIEFDVRPELTQVFLQQSSAVLPQDSGQVASPDMSSIITVLQDGLEASFLGDADVETTLATLSDGIEAATQ; encoded by the coding sequence ATGCGACTGTCCCGACGCTCATTCCTCGCTGCCCTGGGAGCGGCAGCGACACCGGCGGCCCTCGGCGGCTGCGCCGGGTTCTCCACCGGCTCCGGCTCCGCCTCGACCGAGAGGTCCCTCACCTTCACCACCTGGGGCACCGACGCCGAGCTCTCCGCCCTGCGGTCGGCCATCTCGGCCTTCGAGGCCGCCAACGACGGGGCGAGCGTCGAGCTCAACGCCGTCCCGTACGAGCAGATGTTCACCAACATCGACGCCCAGCTCCAGGCCGGGAACCCGCCCGACGTGTTCCGCGTCCCGTACTACACCTTCGGCAGCTACGCCGGCCGCGACCAGCTGCTGGACCTCACGCCGCACCTGAGCGACGGCTTCGCCGACCGGTTCACCCCCCAGGCCTGGGCCGCGGTGCAGAGCGGGGGCTCGCCCTTCGGCGTGCCCCACCACACCGACACCTCGGTGATCCTCTACGACGTCCAGGCCCTGGCGGACGCCGGCATCGACGCGGTGCCGCAGACGCTGGAGGAGGCCTGGACCTGGGAGGAGTTCGCCGACGTCGCCCGCCGGCTGCAGGAGTCGCTGCCCTCGGACCAGTCGCCCTTCGCCTACAACTGGCAGGGCAACGGGGTGACCCGCTGGCTGAGCTGGCTCTTCGAGGCCGACGGTCGCTTCCTCGAGGACGACCTCGTGACGCCGGCGATCGACTCCGACGCCGGAGCCGCGGCGGTGGAGTTCACCACGAGCTTCTTCCGCGACAACCTGGTGCCGCGCAACAACTCCATCAGCTCCTCGACGTATGCCGCGGACAGCTGGTTCGCGGGGACCGTGCCCATGGTCTTCGCAGGGGCCTTCCTCATCCCCGACGCCGAGGCGACCTACGAGCGGGAGTGGGCGGCCACCTTCCCGCCCCGCAACGAGCGCTCGGCCGGCGACTTCGGCGGCAACGCGCTCGTGGCCACCGCGCAGACCGAGCAGCCCGAGCTGGTCGCGCGCTTCCTGGAGTTCGTGACCGAGGCCGAGCAGATGCGCGAGTTCTGCGCCGGGTCCTCGCTGCTGCCCACCCGCGCCGACCTCGTGGAGGAGGGCATCGAGTTCGACGTGCGCCCCGAGCTGACGCAGGTCTTCCTGCAGCAGTCCAGCGCCGTCCTGCCCCAGGACTCGGGGCAGGTCGCCTCGCCCGACATGTCCTCGATCATCACGGTGCTCCAGGACGGTCTGGAGGCCAGCTTCCTCGGCGACGCCGACGTGGAGACGACCCTCGCGACGCTCTCCGACGGCATCGAGGCTGCGACGCAGTGA
- a CDS encoding aldo/keto reductase: MTVPTLKLHDGTTIPQLGFGVFQIPPEQTKQAVLQAFEFGYRHIDTAQMYQNEAGVGEAIAESGLSRDEIYVTTKLNNGFHRPEDARRSLDESLDRLGLDQVDLFLIHWPLPTRYDGDYVSTWETMLELQRAGKTRSAGVSNFEPDHLERIVEATGSAPVVNQIEVHPYFTNDAARKATQQHGGLVEAWSPIAQGAILDDAVLLGIAEAHGRTPAQVALRWHVQRGDIIFPKSVTPGRMQQNFALFDFELTEEQMAAVAGLDRGENGRRGPHPDEMDVIPD, encoded by the coding sequence ATGACTGTTCCGACACTGAAGCTCCATGACGGCACCACCATCCCCCAGCTCGGTTTCGGGGTCTTCCAGATCCCGCCGGAGCAGACCAAGCAGGCGGTGCTGCAGGCGTTCGAGTTCGGCTACCGCCACATCGACACCGCGCAGATGTACCAGAACGAGGCGGGTGTCGGGGAGGCGATCGCCGAGTCAGGCCTCTCGCGCGACGAGATCTACGTCACCACCAAGCTCAACAACGGGTTCCACCGGCCGGAGGACGCCCGGCGCTCCCTGGACGAGTCGCTGGACCGTCTCGGCCTGGACCAGGTCGACCTCTTCCTCATCCACTGGCCGCTGCCCACCCGCTACGACGGCGACTACGTCTCCACCTGGGAGACCATGCTCGAGCTGCAGCGTGCCGGCAAGACCCGCTCGGCCGGCGTCTCCAACTTCGAGCCCGACCACCTCGAGCGCATCGTCGAGGCCACGGGGAGCGCCCCGGTGGTGAACCAGATCGAGGTGCACCCCTACTTCACCAACGACGCGGCCCGCAAGGCCACGCAGCAGCACGGGGGTCTGGTCGAGGCCTGGTCGCCCATCGCCCAGGGCGCCATCCTCGACGACGCCGTCCTGCTCGGGATCGCCGAGGCCCACGGCCGCACCCCGGCCCAGGTGGCGCTCCGCTGGCACGTCCAGCGCGGCGACATCATCTTCCCCAAGTCGGTGACGCCGGGCCGGATGCAGCAGAACTTCGCGCTCTTCGACTTCGAGCTGACCGAGGAGCAGATGGCCGCCGTCGCCGGGCTGGACCGGGGCGAGAACGGCCGCCGGGGTCCGCACCCCGACGAGATGGACGTCATCCCCGACTGA
- a CDS encoding DUF2256 and DUF3253 domain-containing protein, with the protein MSADRRRPEKTCVACGRTFAWRKKWERDWDQVRYCSAACRRRGVGEVDHELETAIRTLLDQRAGGATICPSEAARQVAPAHDVQEWRDLMEPARRAARRLVASGEVEILQGGQVVDPSTVRGPIRIRRAPSAGGGYRLG; encoded by the coding sequence GTGAGCGCGGACCGCCGGCGGCCGGAGAAGACCTGCGTGGCCTGCGGCCGGACGTTCGCGTGGCGCAAGAAGTGGGAACGCGACTGGGACCAGGTGCGCTACTGCTCGGCGGCGTGCCGGCGTCGAGGGGTCGGCGAGGTGGACCACGAGCTGGAGACCGCGATCCGCACCCTGCTGGACCAGCGGGCCGGCGGGGCCACCATCTGCCCCTCGGAGGCGGCGCGCCAGGTGGCGCCTGCCCATGACGTGCAGGAGTGGCGCGACCTCATGGAGCCGGCGCGCCGGGCGGCCCGTCGGCTGGTGGCCTCCGGCGAGGTCGAGATCCTCCAGGGCGGCCAGGTGGTGGACCCGTCCACCGTGCGCGGACCGATCCGGATACGTCGCGCTCCCAGCGCTGGCGGCGGTTACCGGTTAGGGTGA
- a CDS encoding diacylglycerol/lipid kinase family protein codes for MGSVALVLNPVARGAARARHEVHAACARAGLEAPEVWTTTVAEPGAEQARAALDAGCTRVVVAGGDGTVREVAGVVGARATLGIVPCGTANLAARNLGLLARGPRAAARLAVTGAAREVDLGLVEVRHADGSVRTLPFLVVVGVGHDAEILAGLSPAAKARTGWWAYVTPGLRRLGSPGTPVRVRVDDTDERAETAWSVLAVNGGRLPLGARLVPGAGAVMDDGRLHVAVVRPRRVGDWASIGAAGLRVRRRAHPALGYRSGTSVEVTLAAPGPVQVDGDVVTGCVSARAEVRARALRVAC; via the coding sequence GTGGGCTCGGTCGCGCTGGTCCTCAACCCGGTCGCGCGCGGTGCGGCCCGGGCGCGGCACGAGGTCCACGCCGCGTGCGCCCGAGCGGGCCTGGAGGCCCCCGAGGTCTGGACCACCACGGTCGCCGAGCCCGGTGCGGAGCAGGCCCGGGCGGCCCTGGACGCCGGGTGCACCCGCGTCGTCGTGGCCGGGGGAGACGGCACGGTCCGGGAGGTCGCGGGTGTGGTCGGCGCCCGGGCGACCCTGGGGATCGTCCCGTGCGGCACGGCCAACCTGGCCGCCCGCAACCTCGGCCTGCTGGCCCGCGGCCCACGGGCGGCGGCGCGGCTCGCCGTGACGGGCGCGGCACGGGAGGTCGACCTGGGCCTGGTGGAGGTCCGGCACGCGGACGGGTCGGTGCGCACCCTGCCCTTCCTCGTCGTGGTCGGGGTGGGCCACGACGCCGAGATCCTCGCCGGCCTCTCCCCGGCGGCCAAGGCACGGACGGGCTGGTGGGCCTACGTCACGCCGGGGTTGCGTCGACTGGGCAGCCCGGGGACGCCGGTGCGGGTCAGGGTCGACGACACCGACGAGCGGGCCGAGACCGCCTGGAGCGTGCTCGCCGTCAACGGGGGTCGGCTGCCGCTGGGCGCCCGCCTCGTGCCGGGTGCGGGAGCGGTGATGGACGACGGCCGGCTGCACGTCGCCGTGGTGCGCCCGCGGCGGGTGGGCGACTGGGCCTCCATCGGGGCCGCCGGGCTGCGGGTCCGACGGCGTGCGCACCCCGCCCTGGGCTACCGCAGCGGCACGTCGGTCGAGGTCACCCTGGCGGCGCCCGGCCCGGTGCAGGTCGACGGGGACGTCGTCACCGGCTGCGTGTCCGCCCGCGCCGAGGTCCGCGCCCGGGCCCTGCGGGTCGCCTGCTGA
- a CDS encoding phosphatase domain-containing protein: MDASPVMATVPTELLARLIGPLHRGRVTREDQEAVVQTMTALEGAAFRDLKYRLNATGDHHDLEHLVFDDLDEDLQDVLLEHIAAQATGEPSPDLRVLCDIDDTVRCAIHDERYPRGTVYPGVVRLLTELDSGAAEDPGRVGDLTFVTARPGGPLGLVEQYTRDDLAELGLPTHTVLGGSLLNLHTKNAIAERKLQNMERDHLLFPECRMVFIGDSGQADGDVGAEMAARPHDHVVGTLLHDVTGLDAAERAAWAARGVHVFDTYVGAAAHAVRLGLLHPEQAQVVATAVQAELEAVGLEGEQAARMAALLEADLAALDATDAPPAG, from the coding sequence ATGGATGCTTCGCCCGTGATGGCGACCGTGCCGACCGAGCTGCTGGCCCGGCTCATCGGGCCGTTGCACCGGGGGCGGGTGACGCGGGAGGACCAGGAGGCGGTCGTCCAGACGATGACGGCCCTGGAGGGTGCGGCGTTCCGCGACCTCAAGTACCGCCTCAACGCCACCGGTGACCACCACGACCTCGAGCACCTGGTCTTCGACGACCTCGACGAGGACCTCCAGGACGTCCTGCTCGAGCACATCGCCGCCCAGGCGACGGGCGAGCCGTCCCCGGACCTGCGGGTGCTGTGCGACATCGACGACACCGTGCGCTGCGCGATCCACGACGAGCGCTACCCGCGCGGCACGGTCTACCCCGGCGTCGTCCGGCTCCTCACCGAGCTGGACAGCGGGGCGGCCGAGGACCCGGGGCGGGTCGGGGACCTCACCTTCGTCACGGCCCGGCCGGGTGGTCCGCTCGGGCTCGTGGAGCAGTACACCCGGGACGACCTCGCCGAGCTCGGCCTGCCGACCCACACCGTGCTCGGAGGCTCGTTGCTCAACCTGCACACCAAGAACGCCATCGCCGAGCGCAAGCTCCAGAACATGGAGCGCGACCACCTGCTCTTCCCCGAGTGCCGCATGGTCTTCATCGGCGACAGCGGGCAGGCCGACGGCGACGTCGGCGCGGAGATGGCCGCGCGGCCGCACGACCACGTCGTCGGCACGCTCCTGCACGACGTCACCGGGCTGGACGCGGCCGAGCGGGCCGCGTGGGCCGCGCGAGGGGTGCACGTCTTCGACACCTACGTCGGGGCCGCGGCGCACGCCGTGCGGCTGGGGCTGCTGCACCCCGAGCAGGCGCAGGTCGTGGCGACCGCAGTGCAGGCCGAGCTCGAGGCGGTCGGGCTGGAGGGGGAGCAGGCCGCGCGGATGGCCGCCCTCCTCGAGGCGGACCTGGCTGCCCTGGACGCGACCGACGCCCCGCCAGCAGGCTGA
- a CDS encoding STAS domain-containing protein yields the protein MEVRTEGRRAVVTGPTRLNMTAAPQMREMLAKAVADGSPQIVVDLGKTTFVDSSGLGALVGGLKAARQAGGDLRLAQVGDQVLQVLTLTSLNRVLRPFPTVEDASREW from the coding sequence ATCGAGGTTCGGACCGAGGGCCGGCGTGCCGTGGTGACCGGACCCACCCGGCTCAACATGACCGCGGCACCGCAGATGCGCGAGATGCTGGCGAAGGCCGTGGCCGACGGGTCGCCGCAGATCGTCGTCGACCTCGGCAAGACCACCTTCGTGGACTCCTCCGGACTGGGCGCCCTGGTCGGAGGTCTCAAGGCAGCCCGGCAGGCCGGCGGCGACCTGCGCCTGGCCCAGGTCGGCGACCAGGTCCTGCAGGTCCTGACGCTCACCAGCCTCAACCGGGTGCTGCGTCCCTTCCCGACGGTGGAGGACGCCAGCCGTGAGTGGTGA
- a CDS encoding glycosyltransferase family 2 protein yields the protein MGRQLLVRVLVVLTLVLGTSYVGWRWLFSVRWENWWIAVPLVMAETYALIDSYLFGLTVWRMKRRGEAPDPPEDATVDVLITTYNEPVEMVVATARAAVDIRHPHQTWILDDGDRPDMRQAAERLGVGYLTRTQDWADRPRHAKAGNLNNALFLTEGEFLLILDADQIPAPEILDRTLGWFRDPEVALVQTPQWFSNVTDSDPLGSQAPLFYGPIQQGKDGWNAAFFCGSNAVLRRDALMQLGIVGYVREVEDGVRDALGASRRILARAARSAREHGPAAVSAVEELRAAAQQAMAALRRGEPVGDVTYGFQSAADRAARGLVESDLEQIRADLAELPPAIDVDEETGVLLVDDEALTLLSERELSPLAAIESVRQLLRSVDVDRADEAQPMMPMATVSVTEDMATCMRLHSQGWRSVYHHEILATGLAPEDLGTMLQQRLRWAQGTLQVLLRENPLVQKGLSAGQRLMYFATMWSYLSGFAAVVFLAAPVFYLVFGVLPVHAYGLDFVMRFIPYFVANQILFLVVGYGVKTWRGHQYSLALFPLWIRACVTAAANVFGRRPLGFVVTPKTRRQGPRPFPFRLVWPQLLACVVLVVAVVAGIVRLWTGAASSEIGTGVNVLWVAYDLLIISVIFEAALYRPAGDTDQDHQDSSTNSKEQIA from the coding sequence ATGGGTCGCCAGCTGCTCGTCCGGGTGCTCGTGGTGCTGACCCTGGTGCTGGGCACCTCCTACGTCGGCTGGCGCTGGTTGTTCTCGGTGCGGTGGGAGAACTGGTGGATCGCGGTGCCCCTGGTCATGGCCGAGACCTACGCCCTCATCGACTCCTACCTCTTCGGCCTCACCGTGTGGCGGATGAAGCGGCGCGGCGAGGCCCCCGATCCTCCCGAGGACGCCACCGTCGACGTGCTCATCACCACCTACAACGAGCCGGTGGAGATGGTGGTCGCCACCGCCCGGGCCGCCGTGGACATCCGGCACCCGCACCAGACCTGGATCCTCGACGACGGAGACCGCCCGGACATGCGGCAGGCGGCTGAGCGGCTGGGGGTGGGCTACCTCACCCGCACCCAGGACTGGGCCGACCGGCCTCGGCACGCGAAGGCGGGCAACCTCAACAACGCGCTCTTCCTCACCGAGGGCGAGTTCCTGCTGATCCTGGACGCCGACCAGATCCCCGCGCCGGAGATCCTGGACCGCACCCTCGGCTGGTTCCGCGACCCCGAGGTCGCCCTCGTGCAGACCCCGCAGTGGTTCAGCAACGTCACCGACTCCGACCCCCTGGGCAGCCAGGCGCCGCTGTTCTACGGCCCGATCCAGCAGGGCAAGGACGGCTGGAACGCCGCCTTCTTCTGCGGCTCCAACGCGGTCCTGCGGCGGGACGCCCTCATGCAGCTCGGCATCGTCGGGTATGTCCGTGAGGTCGAGGACGGCGTGCGCGACGCCCTCGGTGCCTCGCGCAGGATCCTCGCCCGGGCCGCTCGCTCGGCTCGCGAGCACGGGCCGGCTGCGGTCTCGGCGGTGGAGGAGCTGCGCGCCGCGGCCCAGCAGGCGATGGCTGCGCTGCGGCGCGGCGAACCGGTGGGGGACGTCACCTACGGCTTCCAGAGCGCCGCGGACCGCGCGGCCCGCGGGCTGGTCGAGAGCGACCTCGAGCAGATCCGGGCCGACCTGGCCGAGCTGCCCCCCGCCATCGACGTGGACGAGGAGACGGGGGTGCTGCTCGTCGACGACGAGGCACTGACCCTGCTCAGCGAGCGCGAGCTCTCGCCGTTGGCCGCGATCGAGTCGGTGCGTCAGCTGCTGCGGTCGGTCGACGTGGACCGCGCCGACGAGGCGCAGCCGATGATGCCGATGGCCACCGTCTCGGTGACCGAGGACATGGCCACGTGCATGCGGCTGCACTCCCAGGGGTGGCGATCGGTCTACCACCACGAGATCCTCGCCACCGGGCTGGCTCCGGAGGACCTCGGCACGATGCTCCAGCAGCGGTTGCGCTGGGCCCAGGGGACCCTGCAGGTCCTGCTCCGGGAGAACCCGCTCGTGCAGAAGGGGCTGTCCGCCGGGCAGCGCCTCATGTACTTCGCCACCATGTGGAGCTACCTCTCCGGGTTCGCCGCCGTGGTGTTCCTGGCCGCGCCCGTCTTCTACCTCGTCTTCGGGGTGCTCCCGGTCCACGCATACGGCCTGGACTTCGTCATGCGCTTCATCCCCTACTTCGTGGCCAACCAGATCCTCTTCCTGGTGGTGGGCTACGGCGTGAAGACCTGGCGCGGCCACCAGTACAGCCTGGCCCTCTTCCCGCTGTGGATCCGCGCCTGCGTCACGGCCGCGGCCAACGTCTTCGGCAGGCGCCCGCTCGGCTTCGTCGTGACCCCCAAGACCCGTCGACAAGGTCCCCGTCCCTTCCCCTTCCGACTCGTCTGGCCCCAGCTGCTGGCCTGCGTCGTGCTGGTGGTGGCGGTCGTGGCCGGTATCGTCCGGCTCTGGACCGGTGCGGCCAGCAGTGAGATCGGCACCGGTGTGAACGTCCTCTGGGTGGCCTACGACCTGCTCATCATCAGCGTCATCTTCGAAGCAGCCCTGTATCGTCCCGCCGGCGACACCGACCAGGACCACCAGGACTCGTCCACCAACAGCAAGGAGCAGATCGCGTGA
- a CDS encoding carbohydrate ABC transporter permease produces the protein MTGHVARRRSAAVLRLAGALLAAAVILFPLYWMVVVAFSTRSSLSGGGLRLWPEQATLDNFRRVLDSFPVLTWFGNSVAIALVTSVIIVLVNLLAGYAFAHLRFPGSGVLLLVALSTLMLPVQVIMVGLFRLVTDLGLYGSYWAVILPTAASAFGVFLARQFILTIPRELIEAARIDGASHLQIFWRIVLPLSRPLIAVLFFMSMLQVWNDFAWPLIALRENALYTLPVGLLFLQGQFGPDYGATMAFALITVAPMVLVFLLAQRWFVQGFSRSGLR, from the coding sequence GTGACCGGCCACGTCGCCCGCCGCCGCAGCGCCGCGGTGCTCCGCCTGGCCGGGGCCCTGCTCGCCGCGGCCGTCATCCTCTTCCCGCTCTACTGGATGGTCGTCGTCGCCTTCTCCACCCGGTCCTCGTTGTCCGGGGGAGGGCTGCGGCTGTGGCCGGAGCAGGCGACGCTGGACAACTTCCGGCGCGTCCTCGACTCCTTCCCGGTGCTCACGTGGTTCGGCAACTCGGTGGCGATCGCCCTGGTGACCTCGGTCATCATCGTGCTCGTCAACCTGCTCGCCGGGTATGCCTTCGCCCACCTCCGCTTCCCGGGGTCGGGCGTGCTGCTGCTGGTCGCGCTGTCCACGCTCATGCTGCCGGTGCAGGTCATCATGGTCGGGCTGTTCCGGCTGGTCACCGACCTCGGTCTCTACGGCAGCTACTGGGCGGTGATCCTGCCGACGGCGGCCTCCGCCTTCGGTGTCTTCCTGGCGCGGCAGTTCATCCTCACCATCCCGCGCGAGCTCATCGAGGCGGCGCGGATCGACGGCGCGTCGCACCTGCAGATCTTCTGGCGCATCGTGCTGCCGCTGTCGCGACCGCTCATCGCGGTGCTCTTCTTCATGAGCATGCTGCAGGTGTGGAACGACTTCGCCTGGCCGCTCATCGCGCTGCGGGAGAACGCGCTCTACACCCTGCCGGTGGGGCTGCTCTTCCTGCAGGGCCAGTTCGGCCCCGACTACGGCGCGACGATGGCCTTCGCCCTCATCACCGTCGCGCCGATGGTGCTGGTCTTCCTCCTCGCGCAGCGCTGGTTCGTCCAGGGCTTCTCCCGGAGCGGGTTGCGGTGA
- a CDS encoding ATP-binding protein, whose translation MSGDYTLEGLSVPESLDRLHDLLQQVAEEHPAVAPTDIMLFETAVIEIAGNVVEHGRPHGTVAWSFNLAVLPERLAAVLSDDGQEYALEEEQLADGRWAMPEDAFAEGGRGLALASVALDELDYSRSGGINSWTMVRHRREDSATG comes from the coding sequence GTGAGTGGTGACTACACGCTCGAGGGTCTGTCCGTCCCGGAGAGCCTGGACCGGCTGCACGACCTGCTGCAGCAGGTCGCCGAGGAGCACCCGGCCGTCGCGCCCACCGACATCATGCTGTTCGAGACCGCCGTCATCGAGATCGCCGGCAACGTCGTCGAGCACGGCCGACCGCACGGCACCGTCGCCTGGTCCTTCAACCTCGCGGTGCTGCCGGAGCGGCTGGCTGCCGTCCTCTCCGACGACGGGCAGGAGTACGCCCTCGAGGAGGAGCAGCTGGCCGACGGCCGGTGGGCGATGCCGGAGGACGCCTTCGCCGAGGGGGGCCGTGGGCTGGCGCTGGCGTCGGTGGCCCTGGACGAACTCGACTACAGCCGCAGCGGCGGCATCAACTCCTGGACCATGGTGCGCCACCGCCGCGAGGACTCCGCCACGGGCTGA
- a CDS encoding PP2C family protein-serine/threonine phosphatase encodes MDALRLLDVVDTPTGGRFDRVVRLAQQLFRVPVVAVNLVDADAQHTIAALGMECSSVPRADSFCAHTVQQDSTLVVPDALLDPRFRDTAMVAGDPHVRFYAGHPLHAPGGQTVGSLCLAGGQPREFSAIEERLLGDLASWVEDELVRSDERLEAEQVQRRLVPRRSPQLAGYDIAGGGAPARSVSGDFYDWQELPDGHQFVLADVMGKGLTAAILAAGLRAVLRGASRYNPLPQAFERVAASMADDLDDTGSFVTMFAARLVPETGEMGYVDAGHGLAVIIDATASTARLLNSEDLPIGAVDGDTWETHAEVLAPGETLAVVSDGILDLFDEPWDAVETGRELSGVCATAQELVDEILARAAEHVVSDDVTALVVRRDP; translated from the coding sequence GTGGACGCACTGAGGCTCCTCGACGTCGTGGACACGCCGACCGGGGGCCGCTTCGACCGCGTGGTCCGACTGGCGCAGCAGCTCTTCCGCGTGCCGGTGGTGGCCGTCAACCTCGTCGACGCGGACGCCCAGCACACCATCGCCGCCCTGGGGATGGAGTGCAGCTCGGTGCCCCGCGCGGACTCGTTCTGCGCCCACACCGTGCAGCAGGACTCCACGTTGGTCGTGCCCGACGCCCTGCTGGACCCCAGGTTCCGGGACACGGCCATGGTGGCCGGTGACCCGCACGTGCGCTTCTACGCCGGGCACCCGCTGCACGCGCCGGGAGGTCAGACGGTCGGCTCGCTGTGCCTGGCCGGTGGCCAGCCCAGGGAGTTCAGCGCGATCGAGGAGCGCCTCCTGGGGGACCTGGCGAGCTGGGTGGAGGACGAGCTGGTCCGCTCCGACGAGCGGCTGGAGGCCGAGCAGGTGCAGCGGCGGCTGGTGCCCCGCCGTTCCCCTCAGCTCGCGGGCTACGACATCGCCGGTGGCGGTGCGCCGGCGCGTTCGGTGAGCGGTGACTTCTACGACTGGCAGGAGCTGCCCGACGGGCACCAGTTCGTCCTCGCGGACGTCATGGGCAAGGGACTGACCGCCGCCATCCTCGCGGCGGGGCTGCGTGCGGTGCTCCGGGGGGCCTCGCGCTACAACCCGCTCCCGCAGGCCTTCGAACGGGTGGCCGCGAGCATGGCCGACGACCTCGACGACACCGGGAGCTTCGTGACGATGTTCGCCGCGCGGCTGGTCCCCGAGACCGGCGAGATGGGGTATGTCGACGCCGGTCACGGGCTGGCGGTCATCATCGACGCCACCGCGTCGACCGCCCGCCTGCTCAACTCCGAGGACCTCCCCATCGGGGCGGTGGACGGCGACACCTGGGAGACCCACGCGGAGGTCCTGGCCCCGGGGGAGACCCTGGCCGTGGTCAGCGACGGCATCCTGGACCTCTTCGACGAGCCGTGGGACGCCGTGGAGACCGGCCGCGAGCTCTCCGGGGTCTGCGCCACGGCGCAGGAGCTGGTGGACGAGATCCTGGCCCGGGCGGCGGAGCACGTGGTGAGCGACGACGTGACGGCGCTGGTCGTCCGACGGGACCCCTGA